A genomic segment from Maniola jurtina chromosome 16, ilManJurt1.1, whole genome shotgun sequence encodes:
- the LOC123872915 gene encoding 28S ribosomal protein S2, mitochondrial — MIPRCIARPAKHAFLFSRSNSTASLPEFSEATQENTKALGTNPLDHPDYFQVHKLFTVKDLFEARVHFGHKEGSLNEYMIPYIYGSRQGHLIFDLDITADHLRKALNFSAHIAYRGGIICFFNRNALNSRLVEKTAQECGEYAHTRFWRGGIFTNANHQFGAVTRLPDLCIFLNTQNNILSQHTAVRDSAKMLIPTIGIVDSNCSPNLITYPVPGNDDTPVAIELYCKLFKAAISRGKEARMKFLQENN; from the exons TCGCTACCAGAGTTTTCTGAAGCCACACAAGAAA ATACCAAAGCTCTTGGCACAAATCCACTGGATCATCCAGATTATTTCCAAGTGCATAAACTATTCACTGTTAAGGATCTCTTTGAAGCCAGAGTGCATTTTGGACACAAGGAAGGTTCTCTTAATGAGTATATGATACCGTACATCTATGGCTCCAGACAAGggcatttaatttttgatttagaCATAACAGCTGATCATTTACGCAAAGCTCTTAACTTCAGTGCACATATTGCTTACAGAGGAGGAATTATTTGCTTCTTCAACAGAAATGCTCTAAATTCTCGCTTAGTGGAAAAAACAGCACAAGAATGTGGTGAATATGCTCATACAAGATTTTGGCGGGGAGGTATCTTCACGAATGCTAACCACCAGTTTGGAGCTGTCACGAGATTGCCAGatctttgtatatttttaaacacGCAGAACAATATTCTTAGTCAACACACAGCTGTGCGGGATAGTGCCAAAATGTTAATACCTACAATTGGTATTGTTGATTCTAATTGTAGCCcaaatttaattacttatccAGTACCAGGAAACGATGATACTCCAGTAGCTATCGAATTATATTGCAAGCTTTTTAAAGCTGCCATTTCGAGAGGAAAAGAAGCAAGGATGAAGTTTTTGCAGGagaataattaa